The uncultured Sphaerochaeta sp. genome includes the window AAAGGTTGCACACACATAAACCGATTTAAAAGAACAAATAATATGAAAAATATCAGACATGATAGATTAACTTTCGCTGTAGTTCATGATTATCATTTTGTCCATAAATTTATCAAGAGTTCCATAGACAGTTCGCATAACCGCTCCTAGACTAAATACAAAGGAGTAGTAAAACTATGAAGAAATGCTTATCAGTATTACTTGTTTTGGTTGTAGGCGCTTCACTGCTTATGGCAGGTGGAGCAAAAGAAGAATCCATAACCCCAAAGAAGGGGGAGACAGTAACGATCAAGATGTGGACACATGATGATCTGTATCGTCAATTCTTCCAGAAACGTATCGACATGATGAATGAGAACAATCCTGACTACCAGATTGCACTCGACGCACAGATCATGCCGAATACGATTACCAGCTTGATCACCGCATCGGTTGCTGGGGAGGAGATGCCCGACTTAATCGGTGTCGAGCAAGGCTGGTTCCCCACCTTGATGGAGGACAATAATGTAGAGTCCTTCCTGGTTGACCTAACCGACAAGATTGGGGACCGTTACGACGATTATGTTCAGGGCCGTTGGGCACTGTACACCCATGAAGGGAAGATTTACGGGCTTGAGAGTGCGCTGACCGCTTCTGTGTATTACTATCAGCCGGCTATCTTCGAGAAGTACGGTGTCGACATTCCCACAACTTGGGAAGAGTACATCGAGGCAGGAAAAGAGTTGGCTAAGCATGGAGTCAAGATTGGTGTCATGGACAATGATGCCTCGGGGATTTTCTCCCTGATGTTCCTCCAGCGTGGCGGACAGTTCTTCGACCAGGAAGGAAACCTTGTCCTTGGTGAAGGAAAGAATAGGGAAGCAGCCGTCAAGGTACTGGATATGCTTCGTGAGGCACTTGATGCCAATTCACTTGAGGTTGTCTTGGGCAATGAGTTCTGGGGTTCCTCCATCCCAACAGCGTTCTCAACGGGTAAGGTAGCCGGTATGGTTGCTCCTGACTGGTACAATACCTCGGTATTGCAGCCTGGTGTTGAGAGCATGGCAGGAGATTGGCGTGTAGCAC containing:
- a CDS encoding ABC transporter substrate-binding protein, yielding MKKCLSVLLVLVVGASLLMAGGAKEESITPKKGETVTIKMWTHDDLYRQFFQKRIDMMNENNPDYQIALDAQIMPNTITSLITASVAGEEMPDLIGVEQGWFPTLMEDNNVESFLVDLTDKIGDRYDDYVQGRWALYTHEGKIYGLESALTASVYYYQPAIFEKYGVDIPTTWEEYIEAGKELAKHGVKIGVMDNDASGIFSLMFLQRGGQFFDQEGNLVLGEGKNREAAVKVLDMLREALDANSLEVVLGNEFWGSSIPTAFSTGKVAGMVAPDWYNTSVLQPGVESMAGDWRVAPMPVWEDGSGYRTSVWGGTGFAITKSSKIKDIVWDVLDDAYMSLDGQLDRYKTINFYPTMYEALDSPAVTEEEHPFFGGQKIGAVFADVALETPPLWQSPARPFLLQAMVDNLPLFIDGKLSSSELVDTLVEITERDAQL